Part of the Bifidobacterium crudilactis genome is shown below.
GACGGTGATGCTGGAACTGAGTGGAAGCAGGCTTCGTCCAAGGTGTATTCCTTCCGGGTGGATGTGGTGAAGGCCGATAAGGATGCGTTGTCCACGAAACTGGCAGGCGCTGAATTCGAGGTGTCACGCGATGAACAGACCTTGAAGTTTGTGAAGTTGGCCGGTGAGGGTGAGTATCGTCTGGCGACTCAGGGCGAGACGGGTGTCACGACTGTGTCCACCGGCGCGGGCGGCAAACTCTCCCTGCAAGGCGTGGAGGCACGGGAGCTGTCGTTCAAGGAGACCGTGGCCCCGTCAGGCTATTTCAAAGTGTCAGATTTCGTGATTGGGACTGTTCCCACGTGGAATGAGGATGTGAGTGCAGTGACCGCGGTCAGCTATGAATCCTCGGGTTCGAATCTGGCGAACGTGTCCGAGGACGGCGGCCATGTCGCGGTCCTCGACCCTGCGTGGAGTCTGGCGAACCTGCCCTACACGGGTGGTATAGGTATTCTCATCCTGCTCGTTGTCGGTGCTCTAATTCTGGTGTTCGCAGTCCGCCCGTATGTCCTCTCCAAGCGGGCCGAGCGTGACGCGAATCTCATCTGACCCTTGTCTCCGGGAACTGTGCACAACCGGACGTGAAGCCAGCAAATCAAGCTGCTTCACGTGCTGTTATGCACAGTTACTCATTCACGGGAACGTGTTACATGCGAAACTGTGCACAAGAGCACGTGAAGCACTCGGATTGCACTGCTTCGCATGCTCTTTTGCACAGGTTAATAGTTGCTGGATTCGTCGAGTAGCGAGGAATCCTTAGAAAGCTTGAATCTGATGGTTCAGCGTTCTGATGTTGTATCGAGCCGCTCCGCAACCGACTCGACATAGGCACTCATGCCGTCGATATCGGTCACATCGTGGAAGCGAATCTCAGCGGATTCCAATGCCCTCAAGGCTTTGGGCGCGGTGGTACCGGTGGATTCGGAAAGCACATCCATGCAGGCGAAATCGCTTGCCGGAGTATCCAGTCCAAGAGCCTCATTCACCACGCGCGGGAACTTGTACGGGCTGGCGGTCGAGAGCAGTACGCGGGGCGTGAGGGGGTCGGCCTCGGTGTGGGTCATCACGTGGTAGCCGCAGGCGGTATGCGGGTCTATGACGTAATGGTTCGTCTCCCAGCATTCGCGGATGGCGTTCTTCACTTGTTCCTCATCGGCCCAGCCACCGGCGAATATGTTGTCGATAGCGGTTTTCAGATTTGCTGGTATCTCGTAGCGTCCGGTATCGGCCAGCTCCTTCATCAGGGAGGAAATCAGCTCCGTGTCGCCTTCGGACAAGTAGTACAGCATGCGCTCCAGATTGGATGAGATGAGAATATCCATGCTGGGGGAGATGGTCGTGAAGAAGTCACGGTTGCGGTCGTATACACCGGTCGAGAGGAAGTCGAAGAGTACGTTGTTGCGGTCGCTGGCCACGGTGAGCTTGGAGATTGGCAGTCCCATGCGACGTGCGTAATAGCCTGCGAGGATATCGCCGAAATTGCCCGTAGGCACGCAGAACTCGACCTCGTCGCCGACGTTGATAACCTGCTGGGACAGCAGCTGCCCGTATGCGACGAAGTAGTAGACGACCTGGGGGACGAGCCTGCCGACGTTAATCGAATTCGCTGAGGACAGCACCGTGTTCGCGTCGTCTGCCAAGCGTTCGGAGAGTTCCCGGTCCGCGAAGATACGCTTTACCGCGCTCTGAGCGTCGTCGAAGTTGCCTCTGACCGCGCACACGGCGACATTCTCACCGCGTTGTGTGCTCATCTGCAATTCCTGAACTTCACTGACCTGACCTTCAGGGTAGAACACGGTGATGCCGGTTCCCGGAGCATCCGCGAAACCTGCGAGAGCGGCCTTGCCGGTGTCGCCCGAAGTCGCGGTGAGTATCATCACGCGCTCATCCCCGGTACTGTTCGCCTCGACTGTTTTGGTCATGAAGCGCGGCAGTATCTGCAAAGCCACGTCCTTGAAGGCGCTGGTCGGGCCGTTGAACAATTCGAGCACGTAATCATCGCCGAGCGGCTTCAGCGGAGTGATTGCGGAATCGGACCATTGGCTTCCGTACGCCTCGGTCACGCAGTCGCGCAGTTCCTCATCGGAGAAGTCCGGCAGAAGTTTGCCCAATACCTCAACCGCGATGTCCTGATAGGACTTGTCCGCCAGATTGCCCAGGTCTACGGCTTCCTCGCCGAGCGCATCCGTGACGAAGAGACCTCCGTCGGAGGCGATGCCTTTGCGAATGGCCTGCTTCGCGGTTAGCGAATCTGTGGTGCTGCGTGTGCTATGGAAGGTATTCACGGTCAAAATCCTCGGCATCCTTAGGTCATTCGGAGTCTGATTCCGGCTACTGGCAAGCCAGGCCGACTGCTACCGAGTCTAACCGCAGCTCTGGGCAAGCAAAATGCCAGGAAAGGAGATAACTGCCATAAAAGGACAGCAATTCGGCAAATATTTGGCGGGAAAGCTGTCCTTTTATGGCAGTTATCTCAAATCACAGGTCTTTTCAGGCGATACACTGACATCACGTATGCGTTCGCATGCGATTCACCGTTTGGGGGGAGACCATAGCAATGACCAACGAGTCCCTTGTACAGACCGCGGACACCAACGACGCCGTCGACATCTTCAACGCCCCGATTGCCCATGCCGATCCGGAAATCGCGACGATTCTTGACGCCGAGCTTTCCCGACAGCAGGACGGCCTGGAGATGATTGCCTCTGAAAACTTCGTACCGCGTGCGGTGCTGCAGGCACAAGGCTCGGTGTTGACCAACAAATACGCCGAGGGATACCCGGGTCGTCGCTATTACGGTGGCTGCGAACAAGTGGACAAAATCGAATCCATCGCTCAGCAGCGTGCGAAAGACCTGTTCGGAGCCGAATACGCCAACGTGCAACCGCATTCGGGCGCGCAGGCCAACGCGGCCGTCTATCAGGCACTGGTGAAACCAGGGGATACGATTCTCGGACTCGCACTCGACCATGGCGGGCATCTGACGCACGGCATGAAAATCAATTTCTCCGGTCGTTTCTACCATGCCGAGGCATACGGCGTGAGCCCCGAGACCTTCCGTATCGACCCCGAAATCATCCGTCAACGGGCTTTGGAAACGCATCCCGCGATGATCATCGGGGGATGGAGCGCCTACCCACGTATCGAGGACTTCAAGGCGATGAAGGAAATCGCCGATGAGGTCGGCGCGAAATTCTGGGTCGATATGGCGCACTTCGCAGGTCTGGTAGCCGCAGGGCTTCATCCGAGTCCAGTGCCCTTCGCCGATGTGGTGTCCTCGACAGCGCACAAGACGCTGGGCGGCCCACGTTCCGGTTTCATCCTCGCCAAAGAGGAGTATGCGAAGAAGCTGAATTCCGCTGTGTTCCCCGGTCAGCAGGGTGGCCCGCTGATGCATGTCATCGCAGGTAAAGCAGTTGCTTTCGGCGTGGCAGGAACCCCGGCCTTCAAGAATCGTATGGAACGCACTCTTGAGGGAGCGAAAATCATCGCGGAGCGTCTGAACGCCGAGGATGTGGCCGACAACGGCATCAGTGTGCTCACCGGAGGCACCGACGTGCACCTCGTGATGGTGGACCTGCGTAACAGCAAGCTCGATGGACAGCAGGGCGAGGATCTGCTCGCGAGCATCGGCATCACCATCAACCGCAACACCGTGCCCTTCGACCCGAGACCGGCCTCTGTGGCATCGGGCCTGCGCATCGGCACCGCGGCTCTCGCAACAAGAGGTTTTGGCAGCAAAGAGTTCGAGGAAGTGGCGGATATCATCGGCACGGCCCTAGCAGCAGGTCAGCAGGCCGACGTCGACACGCTCAAGGCACGCGTGGACAAGCTGGTAGCTGATTTCCCGCTGTATCCTGAACTCAATCAAACGAGATAGCAGGCACTGGCTTACAATCAGAGCAATCGGCGCGCTGGGCGCAGGCATATCCGGAAGAATACCTGCGCCACGCCGCATTGCGGTACTGTGACAGTGCGTCAAACCGGCAATGCATAACGCCGGAGCTCTCGTGCTTGCAAAGCAATCGCACGAAAGCTGACTGTCGATTCGGCATAAGCACCCGAACGCTCATATCCGAAACGGATTAGGGCGGCACGCAGGAGAAAGGATTCGGCGATGACTACAGCGACTCAAGTTGCCTCGGTACAGGTTGATCACAAGGATTCGCTGGACCCTCGGATTTTCGCTGAAGTATGCGAAATGGCGACAGCTGCTTCACAGGCCCAGCAGAAGCTCTCCAAAGCCAGCACCGAAGCGAAGAACGAACTCCTCGTGGGTATTGCCGACGCACTTGTCGAGCAGGCTTCGGACATCGAGAACGCCAATGACCTAGACGTGCAGGATGCCTTCGAATCCGGCATGGATGAAGGCCTGATCGACCGTCTGCGTTTCAATGTCGAACGCGTTGCGGCCACGGCCCAGGGTGTGCGCAATGTGGCGGCTTTGGCCGATCCAGTCGGAGAAATCGTCAGAGGCAACAATCTGCCCAACGGCATGCGACTGAATCAGATTCGCGTGCCGCTCGGTGTGGTGGGCATGATTTACGAGGCACGTCCGAACGTCACCGTGGATGTGGCGTCACTGGCGCTGAAATCGGGCAACGCCGTGCTGCTCAGGGGCGGTCATGCCGCGAAGCGTACGAATGCCGCCATTCTGCAGGTCGTCGGCAGCGTCATCGAAGGGCATGGCTTCGATTCGGCCCTGGTGGCTTCCGTTGACGCCTACGGTCGTCAAGGTGCTACGGCGATGATGCAGGCACGCGGATACATCGATTTGCTGGTTCCCCGAGGAGGTGCCGGACTGATTCGCGCGGTCGTCGAGCAGTCGAAGGTTCCGGTCATCGAAACCGGAGCGGGAAACGTGCATATCTACGTCGACGCCTCGGGCAATCTCGATGAAGCCGTGCCAATCATTCTCAACGCCAAGACGCAGCGTGTGGGTGTCTGCAACTCCGCGGAAAAGCTTCTGGTGCATCGTGACGTGGCCGACACCTTCATCCCCGTAATCGCCAAGGCGCTGGCGATGGCGAACGTGGTGCTCCGGGTCGACGAAAGCACCTACGACATCGTTGCAGGACTCAACGGCGGCAATGGCATTGAGGGACTGGACATGCAGCACGCCGTCGAGGAAGACTGGGACACCGAATATCTGGCGCTCAAAATGGGTGTGAGGATTGTGGATTCGATGCAGGAAGCGATCGAGCACATCAATGCCCATTCCACAGGCCACACCGAGGCAATCATCTCCGAGGACTACTCTGCAATCGAGGAATTCACCAAATCGGTGGATTCGGCGGTAATCATGGTCAACGCTTCCACACGGTTCACCGACGGCGGCATGTTCGGCCTTGGTGCGGAACTGGGCATATCGACGCAGAAGATGCATGCCAGAGGGCCGATGGGGTTGCAGGAGCTGACCACAACCAAATGGATAGGATACGGGACCGGGCAGGTACGTGCATGAACGAGCAGATTGAGAAGCTATTTCACGATTCTCTTGGGGAGCCCACGGCATGGCTTCGCATAGCATCCGAACGACTGAGCCTCGTGCGGTATGTGTTCCTCGTGCAAATCGAGGACGGCATTCCCTCCGCTGCGCACAGAGCGTCGTTGGAGTATGCGGATGCGGTGCTCATCGGATGGCCGGACGAGGATGCGAGCGAGGTCACGGTTCCGGACGAGAACGGGCTCGCGCAGGTCTGTGAACAGATTAAGGCCATGGAAGGGTACATTCCACGATTCCGAATTCAGGAGAAATCCTCCGATATCGACGGTCTTTCCGACACACTGATACGCATTACGGAATGCGTGGCCGAGGTCAGACGCACGTACCAGCCCGATTTCCCCTTGCCCACCTTTGCCGAAATCAGGCGCGTGGTGCAGGAGGAGTGGGACGAGGACATGGACAAGATAGAACCGATGGATGTCAATCCCACGGCTCAGGATATCGAGCGACTCACGCAGAGTGACGAAGCCGCAGCAGAACAGCCCGCGAACCCGAAGGCCTGACAGGTGAACACCAAGCAATCAGAACCGGATGCATCCATGCTGCCGGAAGGCATTATCCAGAGGGAGAGCAGTAGGCTATCCACCAGAGGGAACCGCCATAAGGTTCCCAGAGTGGGCATTATGGGCGGTACCTTCGACCCCATCCATAACGGGCATTTGGTTGCCGCCTCGGAGGTGGCATGGGTCTACGATTTGGACGAGGTCATCTTCGTTCCTACGGGTCGGCCTATTTTCAAGCTTGAACGTGCGGTGACCAATGCCGAGGACCGCTATCTGATGACGGTGATAGCTACGGCGTCCAACCCGAAATTCACCGTCTCACGAGTGGATATCGAACGCCCGGGAGCCACGTACACGATTGACACGCTTCGCGATATTCATGCCCTGCGGCCGGATGCGGAGCTGTTCTTCATCACAGGCGCCGACGCCATTGCGGAGATTATGCGGTGGAAGGACACCGACAAGATGTGGGATTTCGCACGCTTCGTCGCAGTGTCACGACCTGGGTATTCCTCCAGTCTCAAAGGTCTGGACCTTCCGACCGGTGCCGTGGACACTCTCGAGATTCCGGCCCTGTCGATTTCGTCGACGGATGTTCGCCTGCGTTGCACCAGAAGCGAGCCCGTGTGGTATCTGGTGCCGGATGGTGTGGTGCAGTACATCGCCAAGCACGGCTTGTACGGCGAATCCTAGAGCCGACTTGGGGCACGCCGTTGCCACACGCCTGCTGTCAGTGTGACGGGTTAGTATGTGTGATTGTCCGCTGCAAAAAACAACACCCGTGTTTGGAGAAATGGTGAGCACAATCCTCGAGGGAAATCCAGATAAAAACCTCATTTTGGTGACCGGTAGAGCGCATCCAAAACTAGCATCAGATGTGGCAGAGCAACTCGGGATTGAGGTGTTGGAAACCACTGCGTACGACTTCGCGAATGGCGAGATGTACGTCAGATACACGGAATCCGTGCGTGGTGCCGACGTTTTCGTCCTGCAAACACATGCCGCGCCCATCAACAAGGCCATTATGGAACAGCTCATCATGATTGATGCGCTCAAGCGTGCTTCGGCTCGTTCCATCACCGCCGTATGTCCTTTGGTCGGGTATTCCCGTCAGGACAAGAAGCACCGCGGCCGCGAACCCATCTCCTGCCGCTTGATGTTCGACCTCCTGAAGACGGCCGGTGCAGACCGCATCATGTCCGTCGACCTGCATGCCGCACAGTCCCAGGGCTTCTTCGATGGTCCCGTCGACCACTTGATCGCCATGCCTGTTCTGGTCGACTATGTTCGTGACCGCCTCGATTTGAGCAACATCAGCGTCGTCTCACCTGATGCCGGACGTATCCGTGTAGCCGAGCAGTGGGCGCAGCGTCTGGGCGGAGGTCCTCTGGCCTTCATCCACAAGACCCGCGACATCACTCGGCCGAACAAGGCCGTCGCCAATCGTGTTGTCGGTGACGTCAACGGCAAGGACTGCGTGCTCGTCGACGATCTCATCGACACCGGCGGCACCATCGTCGAAGCCTGCAAGGTGCTGCGCGAGGCGGGTGCGAAGTCGATAACCGTCGTAGCAACCCACGGCGTGCTCTCCGGGCCTGCGGTCGAACGTCTCAAGTCCTGCGGTGCACGTGAGGTCGTGTTGACCGACACCGTGCCGATTCCCGAAGAGAAGCGTTGGGACGGACTCACCGTGCTGTCAATCGCTCCTTTGCTGGCCAGCGCCATCAAGGCCGTATTCGACGATGGTTCCGTCGCCGAGCTTTTCGACACCTACCCGGAGCATCACGGACAGGGATTCCTGTTCGCCTGAGCGTTCGTATCACGCCTTTCGGAGGTATACGAACGACAACTGAAACTTGTTCGTGATGTCAAGACACGGCGGGTGTGAAAACCTGAAAGTCATGGCATAATGAACTGTTGCGGGATGCGTCCCGCTGATCCCCCATGGTGTAATGGCAGCACAAGGGTCTTTGGAACCCTTTGTCTTGGTTCGAATCCAGGTGGGGGAGCGAGTAAGCTCCGGTCCCGGTGACCACCGGGCAATTCCGGGGATTGATGGTGACGTTGAAAGGGGCGGTATGGCTGTAAAGAACATCGAAACCTGGCTCACCGATATGGATGGTGTGCTCGTCCACGAGAACACGGCTCTTCCAGGTGCATCCGAATTCATCGAAACACTCAAGGCGAACGAACGACGCTTTCTGGTGCTGACGAATAATCCCATCTACACTCCGCGCGATCTTTCGGCACGCTTGAGCCGTAGCGGCATCGACGTTCCCGAGGAGAATATCTGGACGTCGGCGTTGGCCACAGCCGATTTCGTCGCCCGTACCGTGCCCAGGGGCTCTGCCTACGTGATAGGCGAGGCAGGTCTGACCACCGCATTGCATGAGGCCGGGTACATTCTTTCCGACTCGAACCCGGACTATGTGATTCTGGGAGAGACCCGGACCTATTCCTTCGAGGCCATCACGACGGCGATTCGTCTGATTCTCGGAGGCGCACGCTTCATCTGCACGAATCCAGACGCCACCGGGCCGAGCGAAAACGGCGTATTGCCCGCTGCGGGTTCTGTCGCAGCGCTGGTGACCAAAGCCACCGGCCGCGAACCGTACTTCGTCGGCAAGCCGAATCCGATTATGTTCCGTACCGCGTTGAATCGTGTCGGAGGGCATTCAGAGACCACCGCCATGATCGGTGACCGGATGGATACCGACGTGGTTGCCGGTGTCGAGGCCGGTTTGAACACCTTCTTGGTGCTTTCGGGCATCACCTCCCGTGACGAGGTGGAGACCTATCCCTTCAGGCCCGACAAGGTTCTGGACGGCATCAAGGATTTGATTGACGTAGCGCAAAGTGGAGAAGTGGAGATCTAGGTAATGATGGCAGTATCCGCCGCGATTATTCTTGCCGCAGGTGAAGGAACCCGCATGCGTTCCGAAAAGCCCAAGGTGTTGCATACTCTGGCAGGGAAGACCCTGCTGCAACGAGTGATGTCATCCGTGTCGGCGCTTTCCCCGGAACTATTGGCCGTGGTGGTGCACTATCAGGCCGAGCGGGTCGCAGGGGCTGTGCAGGCGGCCGATGCGCAGGCGGTTATCGTCAACCAGGATGACATTCCGGGTACCGGACGGGCTGTCCAATGCGCCATGGGGCAGATTGACGCCGATGGTGAGCTGACCGGTCCGGTACTGATTACGGCGTCGGATATGCCGTTGCTGGATGCCGACACACTGCGTGACCTGTTGGAGTATCACGTCGACAGCGGTAACGGGGCCACCGTGCTGACCGCGACGCTGCAGGATCCGACAGGGTACGGTCGCATCATCCGAGACCAGAACGGTGACGTGCTCCGCATCGTGGAGCAGAAGGATGCCAACAGCACCGAACTTGCAGTGACCGAGGTGAATACCTCCGTGTATGTCTTCGAGGCTGAAGTGCTTAACCGTGCCATCAGCGGTCTTGACGACGATAATGCCCAAGGTGAGTTCTATCTCACGGATGCGCTTGAACAGGCCACCTCCACCGGTTCGGTCGGAGCGTTTCAGGCCAAGGACCCGCTGAGCGTCGAGGGGGTCAATGATCGCGTGCAGCTGGCCTCGCTGGCCAAGCAGCACAACAGAAGAATCTGTGAGCATTGGATGCGTGCAGGCGTGACGGTTCTCGACCCTGACAGCACCTGGATTGAAGACGACGTACAGATCGGCATGGATGCGACGATTCTTCCCGGGTCCTTCCTACAAGGTTCGACCGTTGTTGGAGGCAATGCGGTGATTGGACCGTATACGACCCTTATCGACGCCAGAATCGACGAAGGCGCGGTTGTGGAACGGTCCCGCATCCAGGGGTCCCATGTGGGTGCCAGAGCGAATATCGGCCCCTGGACGTATATGCGTCCAGGAAACGAACTCGGCGAAGACAGCAAGGCCGGGGCATTCGTGGAAATGAAGAAGGCACACATCGGCAACGGCACCAAGGTCCCACATCTGAGCTACGTCGGTGATGCGACCATCGGAGAGCATTCCAACGTCGGCGGCGGAACCATCGTCGCCAACTACGACGGTGTGCACAAGAACAGAACCACCATCGGTTCGGATGTGCATGTGGGTGCCGATAATGTTTTCGTGGCTCCTGTCACGGTAGGCGACCACGTCACCACGGGAGCAGGGTCCGTGGTTCGTCATGATGTGCCCGATGATGCGATGGTCTATTCCGAAAACACGCAGCATGTGGTGGAGGAGTGGAAACCCCGGTGGGAGCGCTAAGCGTCCAGCACAACGCAGGACGATTGACGACCCATACCGGATAATGGTGGCAGGACCTTCAAACGAGCGAAGGCTCGCAGTCATGTCGGTCATGTCGTGATTGTTATGACATGTCTCTGACATAGTGAGTAGTACCGATTAGTGTGAAAGGCAAATACGTGCCCGCAGTCCAGGATTCGATTGAATGTGCAAGAATAGCCGCGT
Proteins encoded:
- the thrC gene encoding threonine synthase, with protein sequence MPRILTVNTFHSTRSTTDSLTAKQAIRKGIASDGGLFVTDALGEEAVDLGNLADKSYQDIAVEVLGKLLPDFSDEELRDCVTEAYGSQWSDSAITPLKPLGDDYVLELFNGPTSAFKDVALQILPRFMTKTVEANSTGDERVMILTATSGDTGKAALAGFADAPGTGITVFYPEGQVSEVQELQMSTQRGENVAVCAVRGNFDDAQSAVKRIFADRELSERLADDANTVLSSANSINVGRLVPQVVYYFVAYGQLLSQQVINVGDEVEFCVPTGNFGDILAGYYARRMGLPISKLTVASDRNNVLFDFLSTGVYDRNRDFFTTISPSMDILISSNLERMLYYLSEGDTELISSLMKELADTGRYEIPANLKTAIDNIFAGGWADEEQVKNAIRECWETNHYVIDPHTACGYHVMTHTEADPLTPRVLLSTASPYKFPRVVNEALGLDTPASDFACMDVLSESTGTTAPKALRALESAEIRFHDVTDIDGMSAYVESVAERLDTTSER
- the glyA gene encoding serine hydroxymethyltransferase: MTNESLVQTADTNDAVDIFNAPIAHADPEIATILDAELSRQQDGLEMIASENFVPRAVLQAQGSVLTNKYAEGYPGRRYYGGCEQVDKIESIAQQRAKDLFGAEYANVQPHSGAQANAAVYQALVKPGDTILGLALDHGGHLTHGMKINFSGRFYHAEAYGVSPETFRIDPEIIRQRALETHPAMIIGGWSAYPRIEDFKAMKEIADEVGAKFWVDMAHFAGLVAAGLHPSPVPFADVVSSTAHKTLGGPRSGFILAKEEYAKKLNSAVFPGQQGGPLMHVIAGKAVAFGVAGTPAFKNRMERTLEGAKIIAERLNAEDVADNGISVLTGGTDVHLVMVDLRNSKLDGQQGEDLLASIGITINRNTVPFDPRPASVASGLRIGTAALATRGFGSKEFEEVADIIGTALAAGQQADVDTLKARVDKLVADFPLYPELNQTR
- a CDS encoding glutamate-5-semialdehyde dehydrogenase, encoding MATAASQAQQKLSKASTEAKNELLVGIADALVEQASDIENANDLDVQDAFESGMDEGLIDRLRFNVERVAATAQGVRNVAALADPVGEIVRGNNLPNGMRLNQIRVPLGVVGMIYEARPNVTVDVASLALKSGNAVLLRGGHAAKRTNAAILQVVGSVIEGHGFDSALVASVDAYGRQGATAMMQARGYIDLLVPRGGAGLIRAVVEQSKVPVIETGAGNVHIYVDASGNLDEAVPIILNAKTQRVGVCNSAEKLLVHRDVADTFIPVIAKALAMANVVLRVDESTYDIVAGLNGGNGIEGLDMQHAVEEDWDTEYLALKMGVRIVDSMQEAIEHINAHSTGHTEAIISEDYSAIEEFTKSVDSAVIMVNASTRFTDGGMFGLGAELGISTQKMHARGPMGLQELTTTKWIGYGTGQVRA
- the nadD gene encoding nicotinate-nucleotide adenylyltransferase, which encodes MLPEGIIQRESSRLSTRGNRHKVPRVGIMGGTFDPIHNGHLVAASEVAWVYDLDEVIFVPTGRPIFKLERAVTNAEDRYLMTVIATASNPKFTVSRVDIERPGATYTIDTLRDIHALRPDAELFFITGADAIAEIMRWKDTDKMWDFARFVAVSRPGYSSSLKGLDLPTGAVDTLEIPALSISSTDVRLRCTRSEPVWYLVPDGVVQYIAKHGLYGES
- a CDS encoding ribose-phosphate diphosphokinase — protein: MVSTILEGNPDKNLILVTGRAHPKLASDVAEQLGIEVLETTAYDFANGEMYVRYTESVRGADVFVLQTHAAPINKAIMEQLIMIDALKRASARSITAVCPLVGYSRQDKKHRGREPISCRLMFDLLKTAGADRIMSVDLHAAQSQGFFDGPVDHLIAMPVLVDYVRDRLDLSNISVVSPDAGRIRVAEQWAQRLGGGPLAFIHKTRDITRPNKAVANRVVGDVNGKDCVLVDDLIDTGGTIVEACKVLREAGAKSITVVATHGVLSGPAVERLKSCGAREVVLTDTVPIPEEKRWDGLTVLSIAPLLASAIKAVFDDGSVAELFDTYPEHHGQGFLFA
- a CDS encoding HAD-IIA family hydrolase, coding for MAVKNIETWLTDMDGVLVHENTALPGASEFIETLKANERRFLVLTNNPIYTPRDLSARLSRSGIDVPEENIWTSALATADFVARTVPRGSAYVIGEAGLTTALHEAGYILSDSNPDYVILGETRTYSFEAITTAIRLILGGARFICTNPDATGPSENGVLPAAGSVAALVTKATGREPYFVGKPNPIMFRTALNRVGGHSETTAMIGDRMDTDVVAGVEAGLNTFLVLSGITSRDEVETYPFRPDKVLDGIKDLIDVAQSGEVEI
- the glmU gene encoding bifunctional UDP-N-acetylglucosamine diphosphorylase/glucosamine-1-phosphate N-acetyltransferase GlmU, which encodes MAVSAAIILAAGEGTRMRSEKPKVLHTLAGKTLLQRVMSSVSALSPELLAVVVHYQAERVAGAVQAADAQAVIVNQDDIPGTGRAVQCAMGQIDADGELTGPVLITASDMPLLDADTLRDLLEYHVDSGNGATVLTATLQDPTGYGRIIRDQNGDVLRIVEQKDANSTELAVTEVNTSVYVFEAEVLNRAISGLDDDNAQGEFYLTDALEQATSTGSVGAFQAKDPLSVEGVNDRVQLASLAKQHNRRICEHWMRAGVTVLDPDSTWIEDDVQIGMDATILPGSFLQGSTVVGGNAVIGPYTTLIDARIDEGAVVERSRIQGSHVGARANIGPWTYMRPGNELGEDSKAGAFVEMKKAHIGNGTKVPHLSYVGDATIGEHSNVGGGTIVANYDGVHKNRTTIGSDVHVGADNVFVAPVTVGDHVTTGAGSVVRHDVPDDAMVYSENTQHVVEEWKPRWER